A stretch of the Prochlorococcus marinus str. MIT 0918 genome encodes the following:
- a CDS encoding ABC transporter ATP-binding protein encodes MLLKDFYRVKRLGRYLRKDKKRLALIVLLLLPLSFAGAIQPLLVGQAISSLKGEPTLFWLSNLSTSNAVRTLIIVLFISVLIRLCLQGYQSYNIQSVGQSLTSRIRKDLFAHSMNLSLRYHDSMPVGKLLTRLTSDVDALSEVFGSGAVGVLADIVSLIVITCTMIAIDMKLGILLLATQVPVTYLILWLQKRYRRANYRVREELSELNADFQENLQGIEVVQMFRRESTNAKKFALTGNKYRNAVNGTIFYDSSISAFIEWVSLAVVAVVIALGGLLVTKGSMGLGTLTSFILYSQRLFEPLRQLAERFTQIQGGLTAVERIGELLEEKIEIKDIKETKDYINEDLNKSKKIDLGEIIFDNVSFSYRPNDQIINNLSFKISPGEHVALVGPTGSGKTTVIRLLCRLYEPQKGTILIDGVDIKTIPLTKLRRQIGVVLQDTFLFSGNIADNLRLDSSLSNEELIQICDELGLGSLLNRFPNGLNTTLRERGGNISSGERQLLSVARVAIRNPNILIMDEATAFMDPSTEAALQRDLDRLLVKRTALVIAHRLATIESSDRILVMKKGRLIEQGSHEELRAQRGLYEQLAKLQEQGLAKF; translated from the coding sequence ATGCTTTTAAAAGATTTTTATAGAGTTAAAAGACTTGGACGTTATCTTAGGAAAGATAAAAAACGATTAGCGTTAATTGTTTTGTTGCTTTTGCCACTGTCATTTGCAGGAGCAATTCAACCTTTATTAGTAGGTCAAGCAATAAGTTCTTTAAAAGGTGAACCCACTCTCTTTTGGCTTAGTAATTTATCAACATCAAATGCAGTTAGAACTTTAATAATAGTTCTTTTTATCTCTGTACTTATTCGATTATGCCTTCAGGGTTATCAATCTTACAATATTCAATCTGTAGGGCAAAGTTTAACTTCCAGAATTAGAAAAGATTTATTTGCTCATTCAATGAATCTCTCATTGCGTTATCACGATTCAATGCCTGTAGGTAAGTTGTTGACAAGATTAACCAGTGATGTAGATGCATTGTCTGAAGTTTTTGGGAGTGGAGCTGTAGGAGTACTTGCAGATATTGTCAGTCTTATTGTTATTACATGCACGATGATTGCCATTGATATGAAGTTAGGAATTCTTCTTTTGGCAACACAGGTACCAGTGACTTATTTAATACTTTGGTTGCAAAAAAGATATAGAAGGGCTAACTATCGTGTTAGAGAAGAATTGTCTGAATTAAATGCGGATTTTCAAGAAAACTTGCAAGGTATTGAAGTAGTTCAGATGTTTCGAAGAGAATCAACAAACGCTAAAAAATTTGCTCTTACTGGTAATAAATATAGAAACGCTGTAAATGGAACCATTTTTTATGACAGCAGTATCTCAGCATTTATAGAATGGGTTTCCTTGGCTGTAGTTGCTGTTGTTATTGCTTTAGGGGGATTACTTGTCACTAAAGGATCTATGGGATTAGGAACTCTTACCTCATTTATTCTCTATTCACAAAGACTGTTTGAACCTCTAAGACAACTTGCAGAACGATTTACTCAGATACAAGGAGGCTTAACCGCAGTAGAAAGAATTGGTGAATTATTAGAAGAGAAAATTGAAATAAAAGATATTAAAGAGACTAAAGATTATATAAATGAAGACCTAAATAAGTCTAAAAAAATAGATTTAGGGGAGATTATTTTTGATAATGTTAGTTTTTCATATAGACCTAATGATCAAATAATAAATAATCTTAGCTTTAAAATCTCTCCAGGAGAGCATGTTGCACTTGTGGGGCCAACAGGATCTGGGAAAACAACTGTTATTAGACTTTTATGCCGCCTATATGAGCCTCAAAAGGGAACAATTTTGATTGATGGTGTTGACATAAAAACTATCCCTTTGACAAAGTTAAGAAGGCAAATTGGAGTAGTTCTTCAAGATACTTTTTTATTTAGTGGTAATATTGCTGATAACCTTAGACTTGACTCTTCTCTTTCCAATGAAGAACTTATTCAAATATGTGATGAATTAGGATTAGGTTCATTATTAAATAGATTCCCAAATGGTTTAAATACTACATTAAGAGAGCGAGGTGGAAATATATCATCAGGAGAAAGACAATTACTTTCTGTGGCTCGAGTAGCTATTCGTAATCCTAATATTTTGATAATGGATGAAGCTACTGCATTTATGGATCCATCCACAGAAGCTGCTTTGCAGAGAGATTTAGATAGGCTTTTGGTTAAAAGAACAGCCTTAGTCATTGCACATCGTCTTGCAACTATTGAATCATCAGATCGTATTTTGGTTATGAAAAAGGGCAGGCTTATAGAACAAGGTAGTCATGAAGAATTGAGAGCCCAAAGAGGACTTTATGAACAATTAGCTAAATTACAGGAGCAAGGTCTTGCTAAATTTTAA
- a CDS encoding TIGR04283 family arsenosugar biosynthesis glycosyltransferase, whose product MAEMKKISIIIPTLNEAINLPLLIADLNLYPYEFELIIIDCGSSDLTKLIAQIGGAKIIKTKKANRGYQLYKGALNAEGEWFLFLHSDSRMNKKWPEKIQTLITNKSTKEYCWFFDFKINKKGIIWSLMEILIAIRSHVFHRPYGDQGLLINKELYFQVGGHKKIHIMEDLDLIIRLSKKTKIKGIGIELTTSSRKYISSNIISNSIKNAFLRYRWRQGESIKELAEEYYSKKIN is encoded by the coding sequence ATGGCAGAGATGAAAAAAATTAGTATAATTATTCCTACGTTAAATGAAGCGATTAACCTTCCTCTTCTAATAGCAGACTTAAACCTTTACCCATACGAATTTGAATTAATTATTATTGATTGTGGAAGTTCAGACCTCACAAAATTAATAGCACAAATAGGTGGGGCAAAAATTATCAAAACGAAAAAAGCAAATAGAGGTTACCAGCTTTATAAGGGTGCTTTAAATGCAGAAGGTGAATGGTTTTTATTCTTACATTCTGATTCAAGAATGAACAAGAAATGGCCCGAAAAAATTCAAACTCTAATAACAAATAAATCAACCAAAGAATATTGCTGGTTTTTCGATTTCAAAATAAATAAAAAGGGAATAATTTGGTCCTTAATGGAAATTCTGATTGCCATAAGAAGTCATGTTTTCCATAGACCGTATGGAGATCAAGGTTTGCTAATAAATAAAGAACTTTATTTTCAAGTCGGTGGTCACAAAAAAATCCATATTATGGAAGACCTTGATCTCATTATACGTTTAAGTAAAAAAACAAAAATCAAGGGAATAGGAATTGAACTTACAACTAGCAGCAGAAAATATATTTCCAGCAACATAATTTCAAACTCTATTAAAAATGCTTTCTTAAGATATAGGTGGAGGCAAGGGGAAAGTATTAAAGAGTTGGCAGAAGAATATTATTCAAAAAAAATTAATTAA
- a CDS encoding TIGR04282 family arsenosugar biosynthesis glycosyltransferase, whose amino-acid sequence MIEKQTNSSSENTQDLRKPILVVMTRWPAVNRCKTRLSTQIGPNRAANIQKRLTKHTIAVAKEASKTGAIELVLAVDGIGKQKAFRWAKSEGVKNIQPQGAGNLGIKMKRQLLLAQRKGSFNIKKPRKTIIIGSDLPNLAISDINITLESLNHNQLVLGPSIDGGYWLIGLSDKIIKPDISWPFNGINWGNCTVLKETLRRAKLKGLKYKLLNTKNDIDMISDLIPWQR is encoded by the coding sequence GAAAAACAAACCAATTCTTCTTCAGAAAATACTCAGGATTTGCGTAAGCCAATACTTGTCGTAATGACACGATGGCCCGCTGTAAATCGTTGCAAAACAAGACTCTCAACCCAAATCGGACCTAATCGAGCTGCTAACATACAAAAAAGATTAACTAAACATACGATCGCGGTTGCCAAGGAAGCAAGCAAAACGGGCGCTATAGAATTGGTTTTAGCTGTAGATGGAATTGGCAAACAAAAAGCTTTTCGTTGGGCAAAATCGGAAGGGGTTAAGAATATTCAACCTCAGGGCGCAGGGAACTTAGGTATTAAAATGAAAAGACAATTATTACTCGCACAAAGGAAAGGGAGTTTCAATATCAAAAAGCCTAGAAAGACTATTATAATAGGTAGCGATCTCCCTAATCTTGCAATATCAGATATAAATATTACACTAGAAAGTTTAAATCACAATCAATTAGTATTAGGGCCTTCAATTGATGGTGGTTATTGGTTAATAGGCTTGTCAGATAAGATTATTAAGCCAGATATTTCTTGGCCTTTTAATGGTATCAACTGGGGGAATTGTACTGTTTTAAAAGAGACTTTGAGAAGAGCCAAACTCAAAGGTTTAAAATATAAATTACTTAATACAAAAAATGATATTGATATGATAAGTGATCTAATTCCATGGCAGAGATGA
- a CDS encoding GNAT family N-acetyltransferase, producing the protein MIRNFGQGKIRTSNILKNSLSNADLFESYGADACECPSSHKKFYFVFSQSRPLDLIELEQLLQSVGWSRRPTRRVKKALENSLLKVGLWQHDSKFPRLIGFARCTGDGILQATVWDVAIHPVYQGLGLGKELMAYLLKSLKALDIERVVLFADPGVVSFYKNQGWELEPKGDRCAFWYAN; encoded by the coding sequence ATGATTAGAAATTTTGGCCAAGGCAAAATAAGGACTTCAAATATATTAAAAAACTCCTTATCAAATGCGGATTTGTTTGAAAGTTATGGAGCTGATGCATGTGAATGCCCATCTAGCCATAAAAAGTTTTATTTTGTTTTTAGTCAATCTAGACCGCTTGACCTGATAGAACTAGAACAGTTGCTTCAATCTGTTGGTTGGAGTAGAAGACCTACTAGGCGAGTTAAAAAGGCACTGGAAAATAGTTTGTTAAAAGTAGGCTTATGGCAACATGATTCAAAGTTTCCGAGGTTAATAGGATTTGCAAGATGTACTGGTGATGGAATTCTTCAAGCTACTGTTTGGGATGTTGCTATTCACCCTGTTTATCAAGGTCTTGGCTTAGGGAAAGAGCTGATGGCTTATTTGCTAAAAAGTTTAAAAGCTCTAGATATCGAAAGGGTTGTTTTGTTTGCTGACCCAGGAGTAGTTAGTTTTTATAAAAATCAGGGTTGGGAATTAGAACCAAAAGGGGATCGCTGTGCCTTTTGGTATGCAAATTAA